Within the Stenotrophomonas sp. 610A2 genome, the region ATCATTGGCGGGGTTTCGGACTAGCGTCGGCGCCATCTTAGCGGCTTGTGCACATGCCGGGCGACGAAGTGCTCAATTCTGCCGACTTGGTGCCGTTATCGATTGAGTCCCCGGTTTGTCGGGCATGGAGATAGAGCGCGTGGATCGCGGCGTCATAGCTAGCCTGCTTCGTCACCCGTTGAATGCAGCCGTCGTGCTGCTGGATACGGATGGGCAGCCTTTGGCTGCCAATGGCATGGCCAGGGAGCTGGGCCTGCCCGAACGTCTGTCACGTTATTGCCAGCAACTGGCCGGTGCTCGCCAGCAACTCGCCCAGCAGGGCATGGTTGCCTGTCCCTTGCCTGGCGACGGGCAGCGGCTTGAGGGTTGGTTGAGTGCGGTGCAATCGCCTGCGGCAGCGCCACTGGGTTATCTCTATTCGGTGGCCAACGATACCGAGTCGCGCAATGCCCGCTGGGTGAGCGCGATGGAATCAGCCGGCCACAGTCTTTGGGACTGGGACATCATTGCCGACACGATCACCCGCACGGCACAGGCCCATGAGGCCTCTTCCATACCATCTGGTACGGGTTTGTTGGATGAAGTCCACCCCGAAGACCAACTGGTGCTGCGGCAGGCGATCGCCGCCCATCTGCACGATCCACAGGTGCCGTTCGCCTGCCAGTTTCGTCTGCGACAGGCCGACGGCAGCTGGCATTGGGTGCTGGATCGTGGCCAGGTGATCACCCGCGCGGGCGATGGTCAGCCGCTGCGGATGGTGGGTACCTATACCGACATCCAGCAACAGAAATCGCTGGAGGATGAGCTGCGCTCGCAGCAGGCGCTGTTGCGCCGCGCCCAGCGCGTGGCCGGCATGGGCAGCTGGGTGTGGGAGCCGCAGCGCGGCCGCGTGCAGTGGTCCGACGAATTTTCCGCGGCCATCGGCTGGGGCACTGCGGCATTGCCCAGCGGTCGGCAATGGCTACGCAACCTCAGCAAGGATGCGCGCAGGCATCTTTTCGCCAGCTGGCGACGTTTGCTGGACGATGCTGCCGGTGGCAGCTTCGACCTGACCTGGGGCCGCGACCCGGTTACCCAGCAGCAGCTGCGGATATGGGTGGAGCTTGATTACGACGGTGCTGGCGCTTTGCACCGGGTGCTGGGGCAGGTGCAGAACATCAGCAACCAACGCCGCACCGATGCGTTGATCCGATGGCGCACCGAGCTGCTGAACCGCGTGTCGGCGCTGGGCCGCATCGGTGGTTGCGAGATTGAAGTGGACACCCGCGCCATGCAGTGGACCGAGGAGTGCTACCGCATCCACGGCCTGCGCAAGGCGCCGGTCACGCTTGACCAGGCGCTGGACCTCTACACCCCTGATTCGCGTGACGGCTTCGAAGCCGCGCTACTGCGCATCGCCGAGGGCGGGCTGCCCGAGCAGCTCGACCTGTGTTTCTACCGCCCCTCGGGGCAGCGGGTATGGGTGCAGGTGCTGATCGAACTGGATCAGCGCGAAGGCCTGCCGGAACGCTACGTGGTGCTGTTCCGCGACATTACCCGCGAACGTGACGCCGACGAACGGCTTGAACTGCTGGCGCACTACGATTTGCTGACCGGTCTGCCCAATCGTATGTTGCTGCGCGAGCAGGGCTCGGAGGCAATCATCGAGGCCCGTGAACGCGGCGCCATCCTGGCGATGCTGTTCATCGACCTTGACGGGTTCAAGACCATCAATGACACCTTTGGCCATGCCACCGGTGACATGTTGTTGAAAGCCGCAGCCGCGCGCCTGCACCAGAACCTGCGCAATGCCGACCTGTTCGCTCGTTTCAACGGCGACGAATTCATCGTCATCCTGCGCAACCTGGTCGAGGCGGAGGATGCGGGGCATGTGGCACGCAAGCTGATTGCCTCGTTGGCTGAGCCTTTGTACCGCGAGGATGCAACCCTGAAGGTCGGTGCCAGCGTTGGCATCGCACTGCTGGACGACAGTCGCAACGACTTTGACAGTCTGCTGCGCGCCGCGGATGCGGCGATGCACGCGGCCAAGGAGGCCGGGCGCAACACCTATCAGTACTACAGCCAGGATGCGCTGGCGCGCACCCAGCGCCGGATCGAGATCGAACATGCCCTGCATGGTGCGGTCGAACGCGACGAATTCAGCCTGGTCTACCAGCCGCTGGTGCATGCCAACGGCGATCCAACTCCCTCGATCGAGGCCTTGCTGCGCTGGAACAGTGGTCGCCTGGGGGCCTGCAATCCGGCCGAGTTCATCCCTATTGCCGAGAAGTGCGGCGAGATCATCCACATCGGTGATTGGGTATTGCAGGAGGTTTGCCGCCAGGCGGTTGTCTGGCAACAGGCGGGCCTGCAGTTTGATCGGGTGGCAGTGAACGTGTCTGCGCTGCAGTTGCGCGACCGTGGCTTTGCCGAGCGGGTGGTTGCCATCTGCCAGCAGTCTGGCTGGCCAGCGCAACGGCTGGAGCTGGAGCTGACCGAGTCAGCCCTGATCCGTGATACCGACGCGTTGCGGCAGTGCTTCGATGTCTTCGAGGAGCACGGTATTCCGCTGGCAGTGGATGACTTCGGCACAGGCTTCTCCAACCTGCATTACCTCAACCGGTTCCCGGTGCAGCGACTGAAGATCGACCGCAGCTTCGTGCAGGGCATGCTGCACGATGCAGGTACCGCCGAAGTCACCCAGGCCATCGTGCACCTCGGCCACGCGTTGGGTATGCGGGTGGTGGCTGAAGGCGTCGAGACGCCGGCCGAAGCAGCGATGTTGAAACAGCAGGGCTGCGACGAGCTGCAGGGTTATCTGTACTCGCGTCCCTTGCGGCCACGCGAGATGGTGCAGTGGTTGCGCGGCGCCCCTGCTGAACTGCTGGAACCGCCGCAGGTTGCATCGAACAACAGCATCAGCGCGACGCACTGAGTTCCGAAGACAACATGGAGCCCGGCTACGGAACAGGTAGCCGGGCTTTTTTGTGCGCGCAAATACCGGCTGCTGTGCTGCCAAACGCCGTTGTTGCGAAGAAATCCATGTCGCTTGCGGCGTTGCTGAGTCGCCCGCAACACAAAGTAGTGAGGGTAAGCGCAGCGCATCCTGGAGCCTTGACTCTGCGTATCGTGTGGAGGCCCTCCAAAGGCCCCGGGTGCGCTGCGCTTAACCGGGCTACGGAATGGGCTACGGAATAGCACAACTGGCCAGGTCGGCCTTGCTCAGGCAGCGGAGCAGCGCGTAATCGCAGGTTCGTGGTTCTTGTGACAGCTGGGATTGCCCCGGCATCCATACGCGTGCGCGGCTGCAACGAAGCACAGACCTGAAAAGTCAGCTGGGGTCGGCGCAACGGAAGCAATTGGCAGGTGTTTGGGGAGAGCAATGACGTGTCAGCTGCCGGGTGCGTTCTGCTTACCCCGGTTACGAAGCTATCAATCGGCGTGTGGCGGACACATCAAGGAACCGAAAGATCCCAATCAATGCTGGTCTTCAGCCAGTCGTTGCTTTCCTCGGGGGCCGGGGCAAGCGCTTGATCGCGCTTCGCCCGCAGTTCCAGGAGCTCGTGCGCGGCGCCTTGCTCAAGCTGTGCGAGTTGCTCGCGTCTGCGCAATGAGATGTTGCTGGTGGCAGCGGAATCTGACATTGCGTCACCTGCCTGCGTTGCTGGCTCGGCGTTGTTGTTGGCGGTAGCGCGGGGTAGAAGCATGTATCAGTACGGTTGAAGCAACAGCAAAGCCCCGACCAAAGGCCGGGGCTCGGTTGCAAAGCGGGTGCAGTACGAACTCAGAACAACTCCACCGTGCCGGCGCCCATGCTCTGCTGCGATACAGGCTTGTGCGGCGGGCGCTCCCACTCGACACGCAGTTCACGCAGGCGGCTGCCGGTGCGCTGCAGTGCGCTGACCATCTCGCCATCGAACACGCCACCATTGCGGTGCAGCAGTTCCTGCAGGGCAACGGCCTCCCGGTTGATCGCGCCAAGGCGGTCGAGGTGGGTGTGCACGCCACCCAGCGCCTGGGTAGCGATGTCCTCGAACTGCAGGGCACGCACGGCTTCGGCAACACTGCCGTCAATGGCGCGGCCGCATTCGGAGATCTCGCGCATGCCGTCGCCGAGCGAGGCATTGATGGCAGCCACGCTGTCCAGCATCGAGGCGGCTTCGTGGCGCGCTTCACGCGAGCGGTCCATGTCGCGCGATGCCATGTGGGTGACGGTTTCACGCACCTTGGCAATGGCGTCCTTGGAGCTGTGCGCCAGCTTGCGGATCTGCTCGTTGAAGGTGGTGGAGCGCTCGGAGAGGTTGCGCACCTCGTCGGCGACCACAGCAAAACCGCGACCAGCTTCGCCAGCACGGGCTGCTTCGATGGCTGCATTCAGGGCCAGCAGATTGGTCTGGTCGGCAATCGACTTGACGTCTTCAAGCAGGGCAAAGATGCCATCCAGGTGCTGTGCCATCTGGTCGATGTGCTGCACGGTGTTGCTGCTCTGGCCGCTGACCTGCTCCAGTGCTTCCACCAGCTGTTCCATCTGGTGGCTGGCGTTCTGGGCGAAGCGGGCGACATCGACACCGCCGCCGCCTTCGTCACCGGCGCGGTCGACGATGCGGGCCAGTGCCTGGCTCTGCTGGCGCGACTTGCGGCTCATCGCGTCGAAGCTGCCACCCAGGCCACCGACGGCCTGCCGGATCAGCTCACGGGCGCGTTCGATCTCGCTGCGCGAGCCATCGATTTCGTTGCTGACAAAGCTGCGCAGCTCATTCAGCAGTTGGTCCTGTTCCTTCAGCACCTTGGTGTGTTCGGGCGAGCGCTGGGCTTGCGTATGCACGCTCCACCAGGCAAATACCAGCCAGCTCAGCACCATGGTGGTCAGGATTGCCCACAGCGCTGCCGAAGGCCAGGACAGGGCAGCAGCGACCACGACCAGAAGGGTGAGGACCAACGGGGCTGCCAAACGGATTGCAATACGTGAATACATGGACGTTCTCGGGAGAGTCACGAATGCAGTATCGGCAGTGGGCGGGGTGTCTTTAGCCCACTGACGTGAATCCCGGAGAAGGTTTCGCAATGCAGGCCCGCAAGCGCGTTGGCTGCGGGCCGGCATGATTCAGCGCAGACGGCGCTCGATGGCCTCGAGCATAGCCTTGCGCGAGAACAGGAAATCCCAGTAGCTGCCGCCCAGCTGGCGCCACAGCACCGCCGAGCGCACGGCGGCCAGCAGCAGCGCCCGGATCTCGGACACCACCATCGCCTGGCCCAGGTAATGCGGGTTGCCCTGCACCATGATCTTGGGCTTGAGCTGGCTGATGGTGTCCGCGTACAGCGCACCCATCGCACTCAGCACATCGGGGTGGGAGCTGTCGCCGCGTTCCTTGGCGATACCAGCGGCACGCTGGATGCCAGCCTCCACCTTGTCGATCGTGGCGCCTTCACGCACGAAACGGCGCTCCAGCTGCATCACCGACAGCGCCAGCCGCGGCAGCAGGTCGTCCTTGCCCTGGTTGCGGAAGTAGTCGCGCAGCAGGCGCAGGCCGGCTTCAACCTGGGTGGCGCTGCCATAGACGGCAGCCGGCGAGGTGGCGTCAATCCGCAATACGCTGTCCATCGCGGTACGCACGATGGCGTTCTCCGAGTGGCCGGTTTCTGCGATGCGGCGAACCTGCTGCAGGGCCTGGGCAATGCCGGCCAAGGCAAGTACGCGGTCATCGATGGAAAAAGTCATGGTCATCTCTCAAAGGGAAACAGGGGCGGCCAGGCGGCGCTCCAAAGGTGCATCGGTGGCGGCGATCACCGCGCCGCCCAAGCATTCCATGCCGTCGTACAGCACCAGTGATTGGCCGGGGGTGACGGCGCGTTGCGGGCGCGCGAAATGCACGTCCAGCGTACCGTCATCACGCACCTTCACGGTGCAGGCTTCGTCAGGTTGGCGGTAGCGGGTCTGCGCGGTGCACTCGAACTCGCGTGCGGGCGGGGCACCTGCAATCCAGTGCATGGCCTCGCTGCGCAGCCAGTTGGACTGCAGCCAGGGGCTGTCATGGCCCTGGTCGACGTAGAGGATGTTGCGTGCCACGTCCTTGCCGACCACGAACCAGGGCGCGGCCGGGCGGCCACGGACACCGCCGATGTTCAGGCCTTCGCGCTGGCCCAGGGTGAAATAGAACACGCCGGGGTGACGGGCGATTACCTGGCCGTCGGGGTCGTGGATCTCGCCTTCGCGCGCGGGCAGGTACTGCCCAAGGAATTCACGGAAATCGCGCTCGCCGATGAAGCAGATGCCGGTGGAATCCTTCTTGGCATGGGTAGGCAGGCCAGCCTCGCGGGCGATGCGGCGCAGCTCGCTCTTCTCCATGTGGCCGATCGGGAACAGGGTTGCCGCCAGCTGGGTCTGGCCCAGCTGATGCAGGAAGTAGCTCTGGTCCTTGCCGCGGTCGGCGCCACGCAGCAGGCGCCAACGGCCGCCGGAGTGCTCCACTTGGGCGTAGTGGCCGGTGGCGATGCGCTCGGCGCCCAGCTCGCGGGCAGCGTCGAGGAAGTGCTTGAACTTGACCTCGCGGTTGCACAGCACGTCCGGGTTGGGGGTGCGGCCAGCCGCGTACTCGGCCAGGAAGTGCTCGAACACGCCCTGCCAGTATTCGTTGGAGAAGTCGCGGAAATGGAAGGGGATGTCCAGCCGGCCGCAGACTGCCACCGCGTCGCGGCGGTCATCTTCGGCGCGGCAATGGCCGCTGCCGTCGTCAGCCCAGTTCTGCATGAACAGGCCGGCGACATCCAACCCCTGTTGGACCAGGGCAAGCGCTGCCACCGACGAATCAACGCCGCCGGAAACGCCGACCACGATCTTGGGAGTGCTCATGGTGCCACCTGCCGCAGGATCGACAGCGGATAGCGCTGCCCGGCCAGCCAGTCGGACACCGTATGCCAGACCAGCGGGCTGCGCAGCCGTGCCATGTCGGCCTGCAAGGCCACCGGGCTGAGCCACAGGGCCTGCACGATGCCAGCATCGAGCGCCTGCTCGGGATGGTGGCGCACGGGCTCGGCGGCGAAGGCGAAGCGCAGGAACGGCGTGCCATCGCCTGCCGTCCACTGGTAGCTGCCGATGAAACCGGTCAGGCGCACGTCCCAGCCGGTTTCCTCGCGGGTTTCACGCACTGCCGCCTCGAGCAGGCTCTCGCCAGGCTCGAGGTGCCCGGCCGGCTGGTTCAACACCCGCCGGCCAGCCTTTTCTTCTTCCACCAGCAGCAGCTGCCCTGCGCGGGAGACCACGGTGGCCACGGTCACATGTGGCGCCCATCGCTGGGACTGCAAAGCATTCACGCTCAGTACTCGTCCTTGGACGTCATTTCCAGCTCGATCGCATCGGCGCTCTTGGCGGCGGCATCGATGGCATCGGAGATCACTTCAGCGCTGGCATCGGCGTCCACCTTGACCACGAACATGGCCACATCACCCTGTTTCACCCAGCCGCCGAGCTTGGAGTCGTTGGAATCTTCCAGCAGGCGGTTGGCGATCAGCGCCGAGAACTGCGGGCCCTCGGACTTGTAGCCCGGCGACCAGATTTCACGTACATGGTGGCTGCCGTAGGTCTCAACAGTGGAGCGCACGAACACCAGCTGGGTACGGTCGTCGTCCATCTCAAAGACCAGCTGGTAGTCGCCGTCGCTGTCCACCTCGTACTTGTACTTGAGGGTGTCCAGCACGCGACCGACGGCGCGGTCCGGCTCGCCGGCGAACGCGCTGCCGGAAGCGGTGGCGGCCAAGGCCAGCAGAGCAATGCTGAGTACAGACTTCTTCATGTTTTCCCCAATGGAATGGATGGTTAGCCTGCAAATTGTGCGGGGGCAGGGGGGGCTGCGTCCAATGTCGGGGGCTGGTCATGCAGACCGGCTATAATTGCAGGATGTCCCAGAAGACCCAACACGATAGCGAGCATGGCCTGCTGGTTGCCCCTGGCAAGCCGGAGGTGGCGCCGCCGCCCCAGTACCAGGTGATGCTGCTCAACGACGACTACACCCCGATGGACTTCGTGGTGACGGTCCTGCAGAGCTTTTTCTCCATGGACATGGACAAGGCCACCCAGGTGATGCTTCACGTCCACACCCGCGGCCGTGGTATCTGCGGTGTCTATACCCGCGAGGTTGCCGAGACCAAGGTGGCGCAGGTCAATGAGTTCTCGCGCATGAACCAGCATCCCTTGATGTGCACGATGGAGCGGGCCTGAGCCTTGCC harbors:
- a CDS encoding methyl-accepting chemotaxis protein is translated as MYSRIAIRLAAPLVLTLLVVVAAALSWPSAALWAILTTMVLSWLVFAWWSVHTQAQRSPEHTKVLKEQDQLLNELRSFVSNEIDGSRSEIERARELIRQAVGGLGGSFDAMSRKSRQQSQALARIVDRAGDEGGGGVDVARFAQNASHQMEQLVEALEQVSGQSSNTVQHIDQMAQHLDGIFALLEDVKSIADQTNLLALNAAIEAARAGEAGRGFAVVADEVRNLSERSTTFNEQIRKLAHSSKDAIAKVRETVTHMASRDMDRSREARHEAASMLDSVAAINASLGDGMREISECGRAIDGSVAEAVRALQFEDIATQALGGVHTHLDRLGAINREAVALQELLHRNGGVFDGEMVSALQRTGSRLRELRVEWERPPHKPVSQQSMGAGTVELF
- a CDS encoding NUDIX hydrolase; protein product: MNALQSQRWAPHVTVATVVSRAGQLLLVEEEKAGRRVLNQPAGHLEPGESLLEAAVRETREETGWDVRLTGFIGSYQWTAGDGTPFLRFAFAAEPVRHHPEQALDAGIVQALWLSPVALQADMARLRSPLVWHTVSDWLAGQRYPLSILRQVAP
- a CDS encoding bifunctional diguanylate cyclase/phosphodiesterase — protein: MDRGVIASLLRHPLNAAVVLLDTDGQPLAANGMARELGLPERLSRYCQQLAGARQQLAQQGMVACPLPGDGQRLEGWLSAVQSPAAAPLGYLYSVANDTESRNARWVSAMESAGHSLWDWDIIADTITRTAQAHEASSIPSGTGLLDEVHPEDQLVLRQAIAAHLHDPQVPFACQFRLRQADGSWHWVLDRGQVITRAGDGQPLRMVGTYTDIQQQKSLEDELRSQQALLRRAQRVAGMGSWVWEPQRGRVQWSDEFSAAIGWGTAALPSGRQWLRNLSKDARRHLFASWRRLLDDAAGGSFDLTWGRDPVTQQQLRIWVELDYDGAGALHRVLGQVQNISNQRRTDALIRWRTELLNRVSALGRIGGCEIEVDTRAMQWTEECYRIHGLRKAPVTLDQALDLYTPDSRDGFEAALLRIAEGGLPEQLDLCFYRPSGQRVWVQVLIELDQREGLPERYVVLFRDITRERDADERLELLAHYDLLTGLPNRMLLREQGSEAIIEARERGAILAMLFIDLDGFKTINDTFGHATGDMLLKAAAARLHQNLRNADLFARFNGDEFIVILRNLVEAEDAGHVARKLIASLAEPLYREDATLKVGASVGIALLDDSRNDFDSLLRAADAAMHAAKEAGRNTYQYYSQDALARTQRRIEIEHALHGAVERDEFSLVYQPLVHANGDPTPSIEALLRWNSGRLGACNPAEFIPIAEKCGEIIHIGDWVLQEVCRQAVVWQQAGLQFDRVAVNVSALQLRDRGFAERVVAICQQSGWPAQRLELELTESALIRDTDALRQCFDVFEEHGIPLAVDDFGTGFSNLHYLNRFPVQRLKIDRSFVQGMLHDAGTAEVTQAIVHLGHALGMRVVAEGVETPAEAAMLKQQGCDELQGYLYSRPLRPREMVQWLRGAPAELLEPPQVASNNSISATH
- the clpS gene encoding ATP-dependent Clp protease adapter ClpS encodes the protein MSQKTQHDSEHGLLVAPGKPEVAPPPQYQVMLLNDDYTPMDFVVTVLQSFFSMDMDKATQVMLHVHTRGRGICGVYTREVAETKVAQVNEFSRMNQHPLMCTMERA
- the mnmA gene encoding tRNA 2-thiouridine(34) synthase MnmA — its product is MSTPKIVVGVSGGVDSSVAALALVQQGLDVAGLFMQNWADDGSGHCRAEDDRRDAVAVCGRLDIPFHFRDFSNEYWQGVFEHFLAEYAAGRTPNPDVLCNREVKFKHFLDAARELGAERIATGHYAQVEHSGGRWRLLRGADRGKDQSYFLHQLGQTQLAATLFPIGHMEKSELRRIAREAGLPTHAKKDSTGICFIGERDFREFLGQYLPAREGEIHDPDGQVIARHPGVFYFTLGQREGLNIGGVRGRPAAPWFVVGKDVARNILYVDQGHDSPWLQSNWLRSEAMHWIAGAPPAREFECTAQTRYRQPDEACTVKVRDDGTLDVHFARPQRAVTPGQSLVLYDGMECLGGAVIAATDAPLERRLAAPVSL
- the hflD gene encoding high frequency lysogenization protein HflD, giving the protein MTFSIDDRVLALAGIAQALQQVRRIAETGHSENAIVRTAMDSVLRIDATSPAAVYGSATQVEAGLRLLRDYFRNQGKDDLLPRLALSVMQLERRFVREGATIDKVEAGIQRAAGIAKERGDSSHPDVLSAMGALYADTISQLKPKIMVQGNPHYLGQAMVVSEIRALLLAAVRSAVLWRQLGGSYWDFLFSRKAMLEAIERRLR